Sequence from the Candidatus Atribacteria bacterium ADurb.Bin276 genome:
CAAAACCAATGAAGGGAGGTTGAAGCAATGAAGTTCTTCATTGATACTGCCAGCGTGGAAGAAATTAAGGATGCCTTACAATTGGGAGTTTTAGATGGTGTTACCACCAATCCAACTTTGGTAGCTAAAACCGGGAGAGGTTTTAAAGAAGTCATTATGGAGATCTGTAATATTGTGGAGGGTCCTGTTTCTGCTGAAGTGGTGAGTCTCGAAGCCGAAGGTATGATTCGCGAAGGACGTCTACTTGCCGGCTGGGCACCGAACATCGTGGTAAAAATACCCATCCTTCCTGAAGGATTAAAAGCCATCAAAACCTTGTCTCAAGATAATATTAAAATCAATACCACTCTTATTTTTAATCCATTACAAGCTCTTATGGCAGCGAAAGCTGGAGCTACTTATGTGAGTCCTTTCTTAGGACGTTTAGATGATGTTTCCTCGGACGGGATGAATTTGGTTCGAGATATCAAAATCATTCTCGATAACTATAGGTTTAATACCCAAATCATAGCCTCATCGATTCGTCATCCGATGCATGTTGTTGAAGCAGCTAAAATTGGAGCTCATGTTGCTACCATACCTTATTCGGTGATCAAGAGCTTAATCAAGCATCCTCTTACTGATATTGGTATAAAGAATTTTCTTGCCGATTGGGAGAAGGTTCCAGAAAAGCCTTTTTAAATAGACTTAGATGAA
This genomic interval carries:
- the tal gene encoding Transaldolase, giving the protein MKFFIDTASVEEIKDALQLGVLDGVTTNPTLVAKTGRGFKEVIMEICNIVEGPVSAEVVSLEAEGMIREGRLLAGWAPNIVVKIPILPEGLKAIKTLSQDNIKINTTLIFNPLQALMAAKAGATYVSPFLGRLDDVSSDGMNLVRDIKIILDNYRFNTQIIASSIRHPMHVVEAAKIGAHVATIPYSVIKSLIKHPLTDIGIKNFLADWEKVPEKPF